In Myripristis murdjan chromosome 9, fMyrMur1.1, whole genome shotgun sequence, the following proteins share a genomic window:
- the dbnlb gene encoding drebrin-like b isoform X4 codes for MAVNLSKNGPALTAAYKEVVDEKSNTNWALFTYEGNSNDIRLAEKGDGGLEELVEELNSGKVMYAFCRVQDPNSGLPKYVLINWTGEGVKDARKGICANHVSSMANFLKGAHVTINARAEEDVEPEVIMQKVAKASGANYSFHKESSRFQDSGPQAPVGSVYQKTNAMSEIKKTNKDNFWAQAEKDEEKRRQEERRKAEEERQQLERERKDREAKEAALRDKRDKERASQIDQQKKYQQQQEAESREQEKQQWQAQEKEKEAAERRGVKQGESVEKANEAASLISQRAVNPREMFKQRERGMTPSDSEAPAAAPASPQPEPDVDDGQSRCEYDEQEAAPEEQWKEEAPAANSYVQEVAQNDRYEEPAQVEENNAYDVTVEETSDRGICARALYDYQAADDTEISFDPDEIITGIEMIDEGWWRGYGPDGHFGMFPANYVELI; via the exons ATGGCAGTTAACCTCAgcaaaaacggccctgccttgACAGCTGCATATAAAGAAGTGGTAGATGAAAAATCCAACACCAACTG GGCCTTGTTCACCTATGAGGGAAACAGCAATGACATCCGCTTGGCAGAGAAAGGGG atGGAGGATTGGAGGAGTTGGTTGAAGAGCTGAACAGTGGAAAAGTGATGTACGCTTTCTGTCGGGTCCAGGATCCAAATTCTGGTCTGCCCAAATATGTCCTCATTAACTGG ACTGGAGAAGGAGTGAAAGACGCCAGGAAAGGAATATGTGCAAATCATGTCAGCTCCATGGCAAATTTTCTTAAG GGGGCCCATGTCACAATAAAtgccagagcagaggaggatgtGGAACCTGAGGTGATCATGCAAAAGGTGGCCAAGGCCTCAGGAGCCAACTACAGTTTCCACAAAGAGTCCAGCCGTTTCCAAGACAGCGGTCCTCAGGCTCCTGTG ggCTCAGTGTACCAGAAGACCAATGCGATGTCAGAAATCAAAAAGACCAATAAAGACAACTTCTGGGCACAAGCAGAG aaagatgaagaaaagcGACGTCAGGAAGAGCGGCGCAAGGCGGAGGAGGAGCGCCAGCAgctcgagagagagaggaaggaccGAGAGGCCAAGGAGGCAGCACTTAGGGACAAGAGGGACAAGGAGAGGGCCTCTCAAATCGACCAACAAAA GAAGTACCAGCAGCAACAGGaagctgagagcagagaacaggAGAAACAACAATGG CAGGcccaggagaaggagaaggaagcaGCTGAAAGAAGAGGGGTCAAGCAAGGTGAATCTGTGGAAAAGGCCAAT gaAGCggcctctctcatctctcagcGCGCTGTGAACCCCAGAGAGATgttcaagcagagagagaggggtatgACTCCCAGTGACTCGGAGGCCCCTGCCGCTGCCCCTGCAAGCCCCCAGCCAG AGCCTGATGTGGATGATGGACAGTCCAGGTGTGAGTATGATGAACAGGAAGCTGCCCCCGAGGAGCAGTGGAAAG aGGAGGCACCGGCTGCCAACTCCTATGTCCAGGAGGTGGCTCAAAATGATCGCTATGAAGAGCCAGCTCAG GTGGAAGAGAATAACGCCTATGACGTGACTGTTGAAGAGACGTCAGACAGAGGCATCTGTGCTAGAGCTCTGTATGACTACCAGGCTG CTGACGACACTGAGATCTCATTTGACCCTGATGAAATCATCACCGGGATTGAAATGATAGATGAGGGCTGGTGGCGAGGCTACGGGCCAGACGGCCATTTTGGAATGTTCCCAGCCAATTATGTGGAGCTTATCTAA
- the dbnlb gene encoding drebrin-like b isoform X2: MAVNLSKNGPALTAAYKEVVDEKSNTNWALFTYEGNSNDIRLAEKGDGGLEELVEELNSGKVMYAFCRVQDPNSGLPKYVLINWTGEGVKDARKGICANHVSSMANFLKGAHVTINARAEEDVEPEVIMQKVAKASGANYSFHKESSRFQDSGPQAPVGSVYQKTNAMSEIKKTNKDNFWAQAEKDEEKRRQEERRKAEEERQQLERERKDREAKEAALRDKRDKERASQIDQQKKYQQQQEAESREQEKQQWAQEKEKEAAERRGVKQGESVEKANEAASLISQRAVNPREMFKQRERGMTPSDSEAPAAAPASPQPGRLQSPFLSKQAYESERASSPQRQASPVPAGSASPIRATEPDVDDGQSRCEYDEQEAAPEEQWKEEAPAANSYVQEVAQNDRYEEPAQVEENNAYDVTVEETSDRGICARALYDYQAADDTEISFDPDEIITGIEMIDEGWWRGYGPDGHFGMFPANYVELI; encoded by the exons ATGGCAGTTAACCTCAgcaaaaacggccctgccttgACAGCTGCATATAAAGAAGTGGTAGATGAAAAATCCAACACCAACTG GGCCTTGTTCACCTATGAGGGAAACAGCAATGACATCCGCTTGGCAGAGAAAGGGG atGGAGGATTGGAGGAGTTGGTTGAAGAGCTGAACAGTGGAAAAGTGATGTACGCTTTCTGTCGGGTCCAGGATCCAAATTCTGGTCTGCCCAAATATGTCCTCATTAACTGG ACTGGAGAAGGAGTGAAAGACGCCAGGAAAGGAATATGTGCAAATCATGTCAGCTCCATGGCAAATTTTCTTAAG GGGGCCCATGTCACAATAAAtgccagagcagaggaggatgtGGAACCTGAGGTGATCATGCAAAAGGTGGCCAAGGCCTCAGGAGCCAACTACAGTTTCCACAAAGAGTCCAGCCGTTTCCAAGACAGCGGTCCTCAGGCTCCTGTG ggCTCAGTGTACCAGAAGACCAATGCGATGTCAGAAATCAAAAAGACCAATAAAGACAACTTCTGGGCACAAGCAGAG aaagatgaagaaaagcGACGTCAGGAAGAGCGGCGCAAGGCGGAGGAGGAGCGCCAGCAgctcgagagagagaggaaggaccGAGAGGCCAAGGAGGCAGCACTTAGGGACAAGAGGGACAAGGAGAGGGCCTCTCAAATCGACCAACAAAA GAAGTACCAGCAGCAACAGGaagctgagagcagagaacaggAGAAACAACAATGG GcccaggagaaggagaaggaagcaGCTGAAAGAAGAGGGGTCAAGCAAGGTGAATCTGTGGAAAAGGCCAAT gaAGCggcctctctcatctctcagcGCGCTGTGAACCCCAGAGAGATgttcaagcagagagagaggggtatgACTCCCAGTGACTCGGAGGCCCCTGCCGCTGCCCCTGCAAGCCCCCAGCCAG GGCGTCTGCAAAGCCCTTTTCTCTCTAAGCAAGCATATGAGTCTGAGCGGGCCAGTTCACCCCAACGCCAAGCCTCTCCTGTGCCAGCAGGCTCCGCTTCTCCTATTCGTGCCACAG AGCCTGATGTGGATGATGGACAGTCCAGGTGTGAGTATGATGAACAGGAAGCTGCCCCCGAGGAGCAGTGGAAAG aGGAGGCACCGGCTGCCAACTCCTATGTCCAGGAGGTGGCTCAAAATGATCGCTATGAAGAGCCAGCTCAG GTGGAAGAGAATAACGCCTATGACGTGACTGTTGAAGAGACGTCAGACAGAGGCATCTGTGCTAGAGCTCTGTATGACTACCAGGCTG CTGACGACACTGAGATCTCATTTGACCCTGATGAAATCATCACCGGGATTGAAATGATAGATGAGGGCTGGTGGCGAGGCTACGGGCCAGACGGCCATTTTGGAATGTTCCCAGCCAATTATGTGGAGCTTATCTAA
- the ube2d4 gene encoding ubiquitin-conjugating enzyme E2 D4, whose product MALKRIQKELTDLQRDPPAQCSAGPVGDDLFHWQATIMGPSDSPYQGGVFFLTIHFPTDYPFKPPKVAFTTKIYHPNINSNGSICLDILRSQWSPALTVSKVLLSICSLLCDPNPDDPLVPEIAHTYKADREKYNRLARDWTQKYAM is encoded by the exons ATGGCGTTGAAAAGAATTCAAAAG GAACTAACAGACCTGCAGAGGGACCCACCTGCACAGTGTTCTGCCGGACCAGTTGGAGATGACT tgtttCATTGGCAAGCAACAATAATGGGTCCA AGTGACAGCCCTTATCAAGGTGGAGTGTTTTTCCTCACCATTCACTTCCCCACAGATTATCCCTTCAAGCCACCAAAA GTTGCTTTCACAACAAAAATTTACCACCCTAACATCAACAGCAATGGAAGTATTTGTCTGGATATATTGAGGTCACAGTGGTCACCTGCACTTACAGTATCAAAAG TTCTATTGTCTATCTGCTCTCTTCTTTGTGATCCAAACCCGGATGACCCACTGGTACCAGAGATTGCCCATACATACAAAGCTGACAGGGAAAA GTACAACAGACTAGCAAGAGATTGGACACAGAAGTATGCAATGTGA
- the dbnlb gene encoding drebrin-like b isoform X1, which yields MAVNLSKNGPALTAAYKEVVDEKSNTNWALFTYEGNSNDIRLAEKGDGGLEELVEELNSGKVMYAFCRVQDPNSGLPKYVLINWTGEGVKDARKGICANHVSSMANFLKGAHVTINARAEEDVEPEVIMQKVAKASGANYSFHKESSRFQDSGPQAPVGSVYQKTNAMSEIKKTNKDNFWAQAEKDEEKRRQEERRKAEEERQQLERERKDREAKEAALRDKRDKERASQIDQQKKYQQQQEAESREQEKQQWQAQEKEKEAAERRGVKQGESVEKANEAASLISQRAVNPREMFKQRERGMTPSDSEAPAAAPASPQPGRLQSPFLSKQAYESERASSPQRQASPVPAGSASPIRATEPDVDDGQSRCEYDEQEAAPEEQWKEEAPAANSYVQEVAQNDRYEEPAQVEENNAYDVTVEETSDRGICARALYDYQAADDTEISFDPDEIITGIEMIDEGWWRGYGPDGHFGMFPANYVELI from the exons ATGGCAGTTAACCTCAgcaaaaacggccctgccttgACAGCTGCATATAAAGAAGTGGTAGATGAAAAATCCAACACCAACTG GGCCTTGTTCACCTATGAGGGAAACAGCAATGACATCCGCTTGGCAGAGAAAGGGG atGGAGGATTGGAGGAGTTGGTTGAAGAGCTGAACAGTGGAAAAGTGATGTACGCTTTCTGTCGGGTCCAGGATCCAAATTCTGGTCTGCCCAAATATGTCCTCATTAACTGG ACTGGAGAAGGAGTGAAAGACGCCAGGAAAGGAATATGTGCAAATCATGTCAGCTCCATGGCAAATTTTCTTAAG GGGGCCCATGTCACAATAAAtgccagagcagaggaggatgtGGAACCTGAGGTGATCATGCAAAAGGTGGCCAAGGCCTCAGGAGCCAACTACAGTTTCCACAAAGAGTCCAGCCGTTTCCAAGACAGCGGTCCTCAGGCTCCTGTG ggCTCAGTGTACCAGAAGACCAATGCGATGTCAGAAATCAAAAAGACCAATAAAGACAACTTCTGGGCACAAGCAGAG aaagatgaagaaaagcGACGTCAGGAAGAGCGGCGCAAGGCGGAGGAGGAGCGCCAGCAgctcgagagagagaggaaggaccGAGAGGCCAAGGAGGCAGCACTTAGGGACAAGAGGGACAAGGAGAGGGCCTCTCAAATCGACCAACAAAA GAAGTACCAGCAGCAACAGGaagctgagagcagagaacaggAGAAACAACAATGG CAGGcccaggagaaggagaaggaagcaGCTGAAAGAAGAGGGGTCAAGCAAGGTGAATCTGTGGAAAAGGCCAAT gaAGCggcctctctcatctctcagcGCGCTGTGAACCCCAGAGAGATgttcaagcagagagagaggggtatgACTCCCAGTGACTCGGAGGCCCCTGCCGCTGCCCCTGCAAGCCCCCAGCCAG GGCGTCTGCAAAGCCCTTTTCTCTCTAAGCAAGCATATGAGTCTGAGCGGGCCAGTTCACCCCAACGCCAAGCCTCTCCTGTGCCAGCAGGCTCCGCTTCTCCTATTCGTGCCACAG AGCCTGATGTGGATGATGGACAGTCCAGGTGTGAGTATGATGAACAGGAAGCTGCCCCCGAGGAGCAGTGGAAAG aGGAGGCACCGGCTGCCAACTCCTATGTCCAGGAGGTGGCTCAAAATGATCGCTATGAAGAGCCAGCTCAG GTGGAAGAGAATAACGCCTATGACGTGACTGTTGAAGAGACGTCAGACAGAGGCATCTGTGCTAGAGCTCTGTATGACTACCAGGCTG CTGACGACACTGAGATCTCATTTGACCCTGATGAAATCATCACCGGGATTGAAATGATAGATGAGGGCTGGTGGCGAGGCTACGGGCCAGACGGCCATTTTGGAATGTTCCCAGCCAATTATGTGGAGCTTATCTAA
- the dbnlb gene encoding drebrin-like b isoform X3 has product MAVNLSKNGPALTAAYKEVVDEKSNTNWALFTYEGNSNDIRLAEKGDGGLEELVEELNSGKVMYAFCRVQDPNSGLPKYVLINWTGEGVKDARKGICANHVSSMANFLKGAHVTINARAEEDVEPEVIMQKVAKASGANYSFHKESSRFQDSGPQAPVGSVYQKTNAMSEIKKTNKDNFWAQAEKDEEKRRQEERRKAEEERQQLERERKDREAKEAALRDKRDKERASQIDQQKKYQQQQEAESREQEKQQWQAQEKEKEAAERRGVKQGESVEKANEAASLISQRAVNPREMFKQRERGMTPSDSEAPAAAPASPQPGRLQSPFLSKQAYESERASSPQRQASPVPAGSASPIRATEEAPAANSYVQEVAQNDRYEEPAQVEENNAYDVTVEETSDRGICARALYDYQAADDTEISFDPDEIITGIEMIDEGWWRGYGPDGHFGMFPANYVELI; this is encoded by the exons ATGGCAGTTAACCTCAgcaaaaacggccctgccttgACAGCTGCATATAAAGAAGTGGTAGATGAAAAATCCAACACCAACTG GGCCTTGTTCACCTATGAGGGAAACAGCAATGACATCCGCTTGGCAGAGAAAGGGG atGGAGGATTGGAGGAGTTGGTTGAAGAGCTGAACAGTGGAAAAGTGATGTACGCTTTCTGTCGGGTCCAGGATCCAAATTCTGGTCTGCCCAAATATGTCCTCATTAACTGG ACTGGAGAAGGAGTGAAAGACGCCAGGAAAGGAATATGTGCAAATCATGTCAGCTCCATGGCAAATTTTCTTAAG GGGGCCCATGTCACAATAAAtgccagagcagaggaggatgtGGAACCTGAGGTGATCATGCAAAAGGTGGCCAAGGCCTCAGGAGCCAACTACAGTTTCCACAAAGAGTCCAGCCGTTTCCAAGACAGCGGTCCTCAGGCTCCTGTG ggCTCAGTGTACCAGAAGACCAATGCGATGTCAGAAATCAAAAAGACCAATAAAGACAACTTCTGGGCACAAGCAGAG aaagatgaagaaaagcGACGTCAGGAAGAGCGGCGCAAGGCGGAGGAGGAGCGCCAGCAgctcgagagagagaggaaggaccGAGAGGCCAAGGAGGCAGCACTTAGGGACAAGAGGGACAAGGAGAGGGCCTCTCAAATCGACCAACAAAA GAAGTACCAGCAGCAACAGGaagctgagagcagagaacaggAGAAACAACAATGG CAGGcccaggagaaggagaaggaagcaGCTGAAAGAAGAGGGGTCAAGCAAGGTGAATCTGTGGAAAAGGCCAAT gaAGCggcctctctcatctctcagcGCGCTGTGAACCCCAGAGAGATgttcaagcagagagagaggggtatgACTCCCAGTGACTCGGAGGCCCCTGCCGCTGCCCCTGCAAGCCCCCAGCCAG GGCGTCTGCAAAGCCCTTTTCTCTCTAAGCAAGCATATGAGTCTGAGCGGGCCAGTTCACCCCAACGCCAAGCCTCTCCTGTGCCAGCAGGCTCCGCTTCTCCTATTCGTGCCACAG aGGAGGCACCGGCTGCCAACTCCTATGTCCAGGAGGTGGCTCAAAATGATCGCTATGAAGAGCCAGCTCAG GTGGAAGAGAATAACGCCTATGACGTGACTGTTGAAGAGACGTCAGACAGAGGCATCTGTGCTAGAGCTCTGTATGACTACCAGGCTG CTGACGACACTGAGATCTCATTTGACCCTGATGAAATCATCACCGGGATTGAAATGATAGATGAGGGCTGGTGGCGAGGCTACGGGCCAGACGGCCATTTTGGAATGTTCCCAGCCAATTATGTGGAGCTTATCTAA